The following proteins are encoded in a genomic region of Drosophila willistoni isolate 14030-0811.24 chromosome 3R, UCI_dwil_1.1, whole genome shotgun sequence:
- the LOC6649821 gene encoding filamin-B gives MFKVSQEIRLNINAAGSASSSSIISGIPDPEKDGTFGRYQRTPEADAYPTEPPHVYIAPELTDPSKVQLMHFPNGAMRVDSTLNFNIKRNGVKGNFDVRLEGPSGQPVAVRQQQLDPERFQIESNLNVGAGLYKVHIKCNSVSLPRSPFIIVVIGEGTNPNQLKPDSDFQSDASKIQSRGLGLSHINLVERNEFTVDASQAGHDMLFVGILGPKGYPCDEVFVKHLGRNVHRVIYRVSESGAYILIAKWGDEHIPGSPFRLSAE, from the exons ATGTTTAAAGTGTCGCAGGAGATTCGTTTGAATATAAATGCGGCAGGGAGTGCCTCCTCTTCGTCCATCATCTCGGGCATTCCAGATCCGGAGAAAGATGGAACTTTTGGGCGGTATCAACGCACGCCCGAGGCGG ATGCATATCCCACTGAGCCGCCACACGTCTACATAGCACCCGAATTGACCGATCCGAGTAAAGTGCAATTGATGCACTTTCCCAATGGCGCCATGCGTGTCGACTCTACGTTGAATTTTAATATCAAACGGAATGGAGTGAAGGGTAATTTCGATGTTCGTCTCGAGGGACCCAGTGGTCAGCCAGTAGCAGTGCGTCAGCAACAATTGGACCCGGAGCGTTTCCAAATTGAGAGCAATCTTAATGTTGGAGCAGGTCTTTACAAGGTTCATATTAAATGCAATTCCGTTTCCTTGCCCAGATCACCATTTATTATTGTGGTCATTGGTGAAGGTACAAATCCCAACCAGTTGAAACCAGATTCGGACTTTCAATCGGATGCCAGTAAAATTCAGAGTCGTGGCCTGGGTCTAAGTCACATTAATCTTGTGGAGCGTAATGAATTCACTGTGGATGCCAGTCAAGCTGGACATGATATGCTCTTTGTGGGCATCCTTGGACCAAAAGGTTATCCCTGTGATGAGGTATTTGTCAAACACTTGGGACGAAATGTCCATCGAGTGATCTATCGTGTTAGTGAATCGGGAGCTTACATTTTGATAGCAAAATGGGGAGATGAGCATATACCAGGATCTCCCTTTAGACTAAGTGCTGAATAG
- the LOC6649822 gene encoding uncharacterized protein LOC6649822: protein MPYEKFNKKRRQWEDSGVLELIKLWKVCAYELRTIKRNGHLYVAMAKQLTSLGVPVTALEVHFKVNNLTQRYRQEQKTLETTGIISTWKFYSQVDDVFKSLASHTGYKDKRMSSSSASSLPSTSESPVWKNPMSQQEFNSNNTEGFYKTEYGMHRHFMDHSQPPPNAGSVDNFMASSAAVAAVAAAASARLADSNMEQQMNAAGASSGGPGGNTNGGVPNYNKIKKSHEDYDKFVDIVKNIVDAHKSTPDKVDTFSDFIKSYMRRWPERLQDEAINHITNYVIVKNMEHSLAGAGGVHNPEGVSNRQ, encoded by the exons ATGCCT tatgaaaaattcaataaaaagcGTCGACAATGGGAGGATAGTGGTGTATTGGAACTAATTAAACTATGGAAAGTTTGCGCCTATGAGTTGCGCACCATTAAACGCAATGGCCATCTTTATGTGGCTATGGCCAAGCAGTTAACTTCGCTTGGTGTACCTGTTACAGCACTAGAGGTGCACTTTAAAGTCAACAATCTGACGCAACGTTATCGCCAGGAGCAGAAAACACTAGAGACCACAGGTATAATAAGCACCTGGAAGTTCTATAGTCAAGTGGATGATGTGTTTAAGAGTCTGGCATCTCACACGGGTTACAA AGACAAACGTATGAGCTCATCGAGTGCCAGCAGCCTACCATCCACATCAGAGTCACCAGTTTGGAAAAATCCAATGTCTCAGCAAGAATTCAATAGCAACAATACGGAGGGGTTCTACAA AACGGAGTACGGCATGCATCGCCATTTTATGGACCACTCCCAGCCTCCGCCCAATGCGGGCAGCGTGGATAATTTTATGGCCTCATCGGCCGCTGTTGCGGCagtggctgctgctgcatccgctCGGCTAGCTGATAGCAATATGGAACAGCAAATGAATGCTGCTGGCGCCAGTTCTGGCGGACCAGGCGGCAACACCAATGGTGGTGTACCCAACTATAATAAGATTAAGAAATCCCACGAAGATTATGATAAGTTTGTTGACATTGTCAAGAACATTGTCGATGCCCACAAGAGCACGCCCGATAAGGTGGACACTTTCAGTGATTTCATCAAATCGTACATGAGACGCTGGCCCGAGCGACTGCAGGACGAGGCCATCAATCACATTACCAACTATGTAATTGTGAAGAATATGGAGCATAGCCTAGCTGGCGCAGGCGGTGTCCATAACCCGGAGGGGGTGAGCAACCGACAATAA
- the LOC6649823 gene encoding DNA polymerase alpha subunit B yields the protein MDAEIKQQFDEMGVEPTEVVLDKCMELALSYNVNDATEFVEQWMAFSLSHLHGDEPTIENLGEFERKVLQLRRDKVGSRQNNQKSRSSTLSTPTVASASIIDSSSLATYGVKEDESMLGLNYDYSADNGPDSAMHTPKANKNSARTGSLKSGVLFSPASYTPHSAKRTPTSTDTVVGRPGDIVDTFGHPKLISGSSWQAQVEHSVPVTQKMLHKESPLTADNLCYMHDLLSERCNDLYDRFLDIGEGLVEKKLGAEGAAECNWYPQDRHSLEALHMLHAVGMVHSEDDGPLDPHSALLAVLDADEPQNSFLTLNFSRIKSASIFPGQVVLLKGFVPKGNTFVVEEIYTERKLTPPLPLKLDRELQFVVAAGPFTHSTDLFYDPLHDLLKYLKDHRPDVLLLTGPFVEAEHKMVAELAEGFDSFFEKMIVGIMEVVGCHTQVLMVSSQRDAMAHSVYPTPPPVMRRIYPNLHLLPDPSIVDLDGITVGVTSTDIVSHLLSHEFALNAGERLHRAINHLFNQGSFYPMCPPGDENMCYDSLLAQKYAQLKQLPNILILPSDQRHFIRLVSDCLVINPGRLANTKGGTFARFLVTPTAPTATAKTVNMFNSAACQVQRI from the coding sequence ATGGACGCGGAGATTAAACAACAATTTGACGAAATGGGCGTGGAACCCACAGAAGTGGTGCTGGACAAATGCATGGAGTTGGCCCTTTCATACAATGTCAACGATGCCACCGAATTTGTGGAACAATGGATGGCCTTCAGTTTGTCCCATCTGCACGGTGATGAGCCGACCATTGAGAATCTTGGCGAGTTTGAGCGCAAGGTTTTGCAATTGCGACGCGATAAGGTTGGCTCTAGGCAGAACAACCAAAAGAGCAGATCGTCGACTCTGTCCACTCCAACTGTGGCATCCGCATCCATCATCGACTCCAGCTCTTTGGCTACCTATGGTGTTAAGGAAGATGAGTCCATGCTGGGACTGAACTATGACTATAGTGCTGACAATGGGCCGGACTCTGCGATGCACACACCCAAGGCTAACAAGAATTCCGCGCGCACCGGTTCTCTTAAGAGTGGAGTTCTATTTAGTCCGGCCAGCTACACACCGCACTCGGCCAAACGAACACCCACATCAACGGACACAGTTGTGGGACGACCAGGTGATATTGTGGACACGTTTGGCCATCCCAAACTAATTTCCGGCTCGTCCTGGCAAGCTCAGGTGGAACATTCCGTACCTGTGACTCAGAAGATGTTGCACAAAGAGTCCCCATTGACAGCTGACAATTTGTGTTATATGCACGATTTACTCAGCGAAAGATGCAATGACTTGTACGATCGTTTCCTGGATATTGGCGAAGGACTTGTCGAAAAGAAGTTGGGTGCCGAAGGAGCAGCTGAATGCAATTGGTATCCCCAAGATAGGCATTCCCTGGAAGCATTACATATGCTACATGCAGTGGGCATGGTGCATTCTGAAGATGACGGCCCTCTGGATCCGCATTCCGCCCTGTTAGCAGTGTTGGATGCGGATGAGCCACAGAACAGTTTTCTAACGCTTAACTTTTCTCGCATTAAGTCGGCGTCCATTTTTCCAGGCCAAGTGGTGCTCTTGAAAGGATTTGTACCCAAAGGCAATACTTTCGTGGTTGAAGAAATCTATACGGAACGAAAGCTGACGCCACCCTTACCCCTCAAACTGGACCGGGAACTGCAGTTTGTCGTAGCAGCTGGACCATTTACGCATAGCACAGACCTCTTTTACGATCCGCTGCACGATCTGCTTAAGTATCTAAAAGATCATAGACCCGATGTCCTTCTGCTTACCGGTCCGTTTGTGGAGGCCGAACACAAGATGGTGGCGGAGCTTGCCGAAGGATTTGATTCCTTCTTCGAGAAAATGATTGTTGGCATAATGGAGGTAGTCGGCTGTCATACCCAAGTGCTGATGGTTAGCAGCCAAAGGGATGCCATGGCCCACTCGGTGTATCCGACCCCACCGCCAGTAATGCGCAGAATTTATCCCAATTTGCACTTACTGCCCGATCCCTCGATTGTTGATCTAGACGGCATCACAGTGGGTGTGACATCCACGGACATTGTGAGCCATCTGCTGAGCCACGAATTTGCTCTTAATGCTGGCGAGCGATTGCACCGTGCCATTAATCATCTGTTCAATCAGGGTTCCTTTTATCCCATGTGTCCACCAGGCGATGAGAATATGTGCTATGATTCCCTGCTGGCCCAAAAGTATGCGCAGCTCAAGCAGCTGCCCAACATTCTGATATTGCCCAGCGATCAGCGACATTTTATACGTTTGGTCAGCGACTGTTTGGTAATCAATCCTGGACGTTTGGCCAACACAAAAGGCGGCACCTTCGCCAGATTCCTGGTGACACCTACAGCTCCAACAGCCACAGCCAAGACGGTCAATATGTTCAACAGTGCCGCCTGTCAAGTCCAACGCATCTAA